A segment of the Brevibacterium zhoupengii genome:
CGATGTCGTCATGGCCTCGCGTGGTGATTCGGCTGCTGAGATCACCGCCGGAGATCGACTGTGCGGTCTGTCGCAACTCGGTGACCGGAGCCAGAAGCTTCCTGGCCAGCACCGAGGAGATCCCTGAGATCAACAACGCGGCGGCCAGCGCGACGACGATGTAGATCTGCATGACGTGCGTGAGATCCGTGTGACTGGCGGTGACGTTGTGGACGACGACGAACGACCCTGGGCCGTTGTCCGCCCCGGTTGGGGATCCGCTGGCGGTGTCCCCACCGGAGGCATTCCCACCGGTCGCGTCTCCACCGGGCCCGGAGGTGATCGGCAATACGTAACCTTCGTATTCGTCGCCGTCGATCGTCAGTTTGATCTCGCCGCCGTCAGCGGACACTCCGGCCACGGCCTCCTCGAACTCCTGGGAACTGTTCACCGCGGAGTTCGGGTCTCCTTGGTAGAGGACGCGACCATCGGAGAGGAAAGCGAACAGAGTTTCGTCCTCGTCCGGCCGATTCTGGGCGAGGAACTGGGTGAGGATCTGATCGACGGAGGTGAAGCGCTCCCCTGTTTCGGGATCGACACCGTTCTGGGCGAAGGAGCGCATCTCTGCGATCTCCTGAGTCATCGAGGCAGAGTTCCGCCCCTCCAGATTGTTCGCTTCGACGGTGTAGAGGACAAGCCCGACGACGGTGAGTGCGAGTACGGAGAGAATGGCGACCGTGATCGTCAGTCGGTTCTGAACGGTCATCCTGATGCGACGCTCAGTCGTCGTCATCATCGCCATCATCGTCGTCGTCATCGCCGTCGTCGTCATCGTCGCCGTCATCATCGTCATCGTCGCCACCGGAGTTGGCGCCGGAGTTGGCGGAGTCGGCGGGCACTTCGCGTGGCGGGTTGGGCACCGGCTCATAGGAATGCTTGAGTTCCTCGGGCCCAGAAGAGTCGTCAGAAGAGTTCGAGGACTGACTCGAATCGGAGGATTGGGCTGAGTCGGTGGGACGATCGGCAGAGCCGTCTGCTGACTCGGCGGCGTCGGCTGATTCGGTGGCACCCGCGGATTCTGATCCATCGGCGCTCGCGGGGGCCGAGGTCTCGGGAGTCACTTCGACCGGGGTGAGATCTGGTGGCTCCGGCTGAGCGGAGGTCCTGACGATGATGACTGCAACCAAAGCGAGCACGACAACCAGACCAGCGATCACGCCGCCCAGAATCTTCGATCGTCCTTCCACGCTCTCAACACTGCCCAAGGCCGGAAGGTTTGTCGAGCGATCCGCGATGAGAGTCTTCTTAGACCAGGTCAGCCGCGCACTGCCAGGGATCGCCTGAGTCGCTGTGATACCGTGAGCGCCGACCGCACAGCCCCAGGCAGGAGCCCCTGATGAGTGAGAACCGTCTGCCCGATGACGAGGCCCGGTTCAAGGAATCCGAAAGCAGTGACTCTCATCACGAAGGCCCGGACGAGGCCCCCGACGAGAGCACTGACTCCTCCACAGAGAGCCCCTGGGCCGCGCTCAAACCCTGGCAGGGCAAGGCATCCCGTCTGGACAAGGTGCTGCTCTTCCTCATCATCGGTGTCCCACTCGTCTACCTGGGACTCATGCCGCTGCGCCCCTGGATGCTGGTCAACGCCCCGGTCCTGCAGGAGTTCATCAACGGTGCCAAGACTGCTGTCGTTGCCGCGGGCGCCTACGCCCGCGTCGGTGAGATTCCGCTGTGGCTCGTCATCGTTGCCGGGTTCATCGGAATGGCGAAACTGGACTGGGCCTTCTGGTTGGCCGGCAGACGCTGGGGCGACGGCATTCTGAGGCTCTTCGCTCAGAACGAGCGACAGCTCAAGCGCATCGAATCGCTCAAGCGGATCCCCAACTGGGCACTGTTCCTTATGACCATCGTCTCGCGCTGCCCGGGAGTCCCGGGCACTCTCGTCTACCTCGTCGCCGGCTGGACGCGGATGCGACTGTCACTGTTCCTCATCGCCGACCTCCTGGGCTGCCTGATCTTCACTCTCATCTGGACGACCTTGGGCTATCAGCTGGGCGAGGCCGCCGTCGATATCCTCAAGGTCGTCGACAAGTACGCGCTGTGGCTGACCTTGGCGATCATCGTCGGCATCTTCGTCATCACCTATATCCGCGAGTACCGGAAGCAGAAGAACGCTCAGTGAGCCCCCGCTTCACACGTCGGTGATCTTAGGCTCCGAAGTAGTCGAGCCTAGGCTCCGAAGGACAGGAAAGTCTCGCGCATCCGCGTCGGATCGGCCCTGCGTCCGCTGAAGAGTTCGAAGGCATCGATTGCCTGATTGACGGCCATCCCTGAACCGTCGAGGGTCCGGCACCCTTTGGCCTTCGCCTCCCTGAGCAGCTGCGTTTCGAGCGGGAAGTACACGACGTCGGCGACCCAGGTCTGCGAATCCAGCAGGTCCGTGTCGAAGGGCGTCCCCGGAAAGGCCGCCATGCCGACCGGGGTGGCGTTGACGATTCCGTCCGCCGAGGTGATGGCCGGTTCCAGCTCTGTCGTTGAGATCGCGCGGACATGGTCCCCGATCTCGGCGGCCAGGTCCTGTGCCCGCTGTGCACTGATATCGGCGATGACGAGGTCATGGACCCCCAGTTCCGACAGGGCGAAGGCGACGGCGCGCCCCGCTCCTCCGGCACCGATCTGCACGACGCGATTCCTTGCCGCACCTTCGAGTCCGGCTTCGAATCCTCGTGCGAACCCGGTGACATCGGTGTTGTGACCTGTCGTCCGTCCAGCTTCGTCGATGACGACCGTGTTGACCGAGCCGATGCGCCGAGCGCCGGGGTCAACCTCGTCGAGGAGCTCGATGACCTGCTGCTTGAAGGGGTGGGTGATGTTGAGCCCGTCGAAGCCGAGGTTCACGGCCGATGTCAGCAGCTCAGTCAGCGGCACAGAGGTCAGTCGCTCCTCGGCGATGTCGATCGTGCGGTAGATCGTGGTCAGATCGTGCGCCGCGCCTTCATTCTCGTGCATGCGCGGGGTGCGGGAGGCGGAGATGCCTTCGCCGATGAGCCCCAGGAGCAGTGACCGGGTCATAGTCTCACTTTCGTGTGGTGCGTGTGGTGTTTCAGGTATTGAGCTTGTCGGCCAGGATCTCCATCGCGTGCACATACCCCTGCGCTCCGGCACCGGCGATGACCGCGGCTGCCACGGGTGAGAGGTAGGAGTGGTGGCGAAATGACTCGCGGGCGTGCGGGTTGCTCAGGTGCACTTCGATGATCGGGTGATCATAGGATTTGAGCGCATCGTGGAGAGCAAGGGACGTGTGCGTGTAGGCGCCGGCGTTGATGATGGCACCCACTGTGGTCTCTCGGGCCTCGTGCACGGCATCGATGAGATCACCCTCATGGTTGCTCTGGATGCAACGGACGTTCAGGCCCACCTCGGCGGCACTTGCGGTGCACATCTCCTCGATGTCTCCCAGCGTGGTGTGGCCGTAGATTTCGGGTTCGCGGACGCCGAGGAGGTTGAGGTTGGGACCGTTGAGGATGAGAACTGTGGACATGGTCACCTGGGCAATCTGGCGGCGATCGCGGCCGCCGTCTCGGTCAGTTGGGGGACGAATTCGATGAGTTCATCCAAGGTTCGGCGGAACAGCGGTGCGGCCAATGCGAGGGCGGCCAGCAGACGTCCGTCGAGGTCGAAGACGGGGACGGCCAGGGCGTTCATGCCGATGTCGTTCTCCTCAGACTGTCCTGCCCAGCCGGCATTGCGGATCTGTTCGAGCTTGGTTCGCAGCTGTGCGGGATCGGTGATGGAGTTCGGAGTCCGCGGCTCCAGCTCGAGCTCAGCGATCGTGTCTTCGCTGTTCGGGTCGTGGGCGAGGAGCGCCTGCCCCAGCGCCGAAGTGTGCAGCGGAGAATCGTCACCGGGATCCGTCGTGGTCCGAAACTGCGGACCGTCGACCGTGATCACCGTGAGCGCGGCATTGCCACGACGAACGGAGAGGATGCTCGACTCCCCCGTCGATGCCGTCAGTGCCTGGAGCAGGTCTTTGGACGATCCGGCGAAGCCACGACGATGAGCTACCTTCTGCCCGAGGCGGAAGACTTCCAATCCCAGGGTGTAGGCCTTGGTGGAGGGATCGTAGTCGGCATATCCGGACTCGACGAGACCGCCGAGCAGCCTGTAGGCGGTGCTGAAGGGATGGCCGGTGAGCTCCGCAGCCCTGGCCGCGCTGATGCCCTCCGCGTGGTCACCGAGGAGTTCGAGCATGTCGAAGGCCTTGGTCACGGAGTTGGACCCCTTTGCCGGCATACTTCGCCTCCTTGGCTCGACTGCTTGATTCGACTGTTCAGTTCGCATGAGTGAACTGAACGTGGCTCGTTGAAGTGAACTGAACGTTGACAGACTATGTCATCTCGATCACACTGTAAACCACACTGTAACAACGACTTCCATATTATGGCAATAGAGAGATGCGAGGAAGCATGATCAACGCGACCGAAGACGCTCGTCCCGCCAAGACCCCGTTCCGGGCGGCGCTGTCGAGCTGGACGGGTTCGGCTCTCGAGTACTACGACTTCGCGGTCTACGGAACCGCCGCGGCCCTGGTGCTCAATTTCCTTTTCTTCCCGGACACAACCGCTCCGGGCATGGCCATCCTTCTGGCGATG
Coding sequences within it:
- a CDS encoding sensor histidine kinase — protein: MTMMTATMTTTAMTTTMMAMMTTTERRIRMTVQNRLTITVAILSVLALTVVGLVLYTVEANNLEGRNSASMTQEIAEMRSFAQNGVDPETGERFTSVDQILTQFLAQNRPDEDETLFAFLSDGRVLYQGDPNSAVNSSQEFEEAVAGVSADGGEIKLTIDGDEYEGYVLPITSGPGGDATGGNASGGDTASGSPTGADNGPGSFVVVHNVTASHTDLTHVMQIYIVVALAAALLISGISSVLARKLLAPVTELRQTAQSISGGDLSSRITTRGHDDIAELGRTFNDMLDRLEASFETQRRFLDDVGHELRTPLTILSGHLETMDSSDVDDVDETRTMLLDETDRMARLVEELLILARSRRPDFVRPEQVDVPSLLNESLAKAKGLGQRDWRLETPPAIVITADRQRLTQALLQLASNAVEHTEEDQPITFGARIVDDKVHIWVRDEGHGVPDEIAADIFERFSRGSTEGHGFGLGLSIIKAIAEAHGGTVVLDHVSRGAQFRMILPKGPL
- a CDS encoding DedA family protein, translating into MSENRLPDDEARFKESESSDSHHEGPDEAPDESTDSSTESPWAALKPWQGKASRLDKVLLFLIIGVPLVYLGLMPLRPWMLVNAPVLQEFINGAKTAVVAAGAYARVGEIPLWLVIVAGFIGMAKLDWAFWLAGRRWGDGILRLFAQNERQLKRIESLKRIPNWALFLMTIVSRCPGVPGTLVYLVAGWTRMRLSLFLIADLLGCLIFTLIWTTLGYQLGEAAVDILKVVDKYALWLTLAIIVGIFVITYIREYRKQKNAQ
- a CDS encoding shikimate dehydrogenase, with amino-acid sequence MTRSLLLGLIGEGISASRTPRMHENEGAAHDLTTIYRTIDIAEERLTSVPLTELLTSAVNLGFDGLNITHPFKQQVIELLDEVDPGARRIGSVNTVVIDEAGRTTGHNTDVTGFARGFEAGLEGAARNRVVQIGAGGAGRAVAFALSELGVHDLVIADISAQRAQDLAAEIGDHVRAISTTELEPAITSADGIVNATPVGMAAFPGTPFDTDLLDSQTWVADVVYFPLETQLLREAKAKGCRTLDGSGMAVNQAIDAFELFSGRRADPTRMRETFLSFGA
- the aroQ gene encoding type II 3-dehydroquinate dehydratase, coding for MSTVLILNGPNLNLLGVREPEIYGHTTLGDIEEMCTASAAEVGLNVRCIQSNHEGDLIDAVHEARETTVGAIINAGAYTHTSLALHDALKSYDHPIIEVHLSNPHARESFRHHSYLSPVAAAVIAGAGAQGYVHAMEILADKLNT
- a CDS encoding IclR family transcriptional regulator, with protein sequence MPAKGSNSVTKAFDMLELLGDHAEGISAARAAELTGHPFSTAYRLLGGLVESGYADYDPSTKAYTLGLEVFRLGQKVAHRRGFAGSSKDLLQALTASTGESSILSVRRGNAALTVITVDGPQFRTTTDPGDDSPLHTSALGQALLAHDPNSEDTIAELELEPRTPNSITDPAQLRTKLEQIRNAGWAGQSEENDIGMNALAVPVFDLDGRLLAALALAAPLFRRTLDELIEFVPQLTETAAAIAARLPR